One Faecalispora anaeroviscerum genomic window carries:
- a CDS encoding ABC transporter permease, whose product MKTLVKILKKPITSTLIAVLFGFLVAAIVLVLAGYNPIEAFGALFNGIFSKPKYISNVIIKATPIILTGLSVAFAYKTGLFNIGAEGQYIAGTVFSVLVGVKLDLAPVLQIPIVVLAGVLGGALFGGMVGLLKARFGIHEVITSIMLNWIGLYLCNFIVNSQAYHKPNSTASLPVNASSYTMLLPQWKVSSEGTQALRPHKWLYDMLIRTDVNFGILIAIVMVAVIWVLLYRSTKGYELRAVGFNRDAAEFSGINVSRNIIDAMLIAGALSGLAGALTITGTAPHGISTLAAFENNGFNGLSVALIAGSSPVGCVFAGLLFGGLLYGGQSVQQVVGAPTEIINIMIGTIVFFVALTRIVPVLADRLGKRGAEHVN is encoded by the coding sequence ATGAAAACGCTGGTTAAAATACTGAAAAAACCAATCACCTCCACGCTGATTGCCGTGCTGTTCGGCTTTTTGGTAGCGGCGATTGTCCTGGTTCTGGCGGGGTACAATCCCATTGAGGCGTTCGGCGCGCTGTTCAATGGAATTTTCTCTAAACCAAAATACATTTCCAATGTGATCATTAAGGCAACACCCATTATTCTGACGGGTCTCTCCGTGGCGTTCGCCTATAAAACAGGCCTGTTCAACATCGGCGCCGAGGGGCAGTACATTGCGGGCACTGTTTTTTCCGTTTTGGTGGGCGTTAAGCTCGATCTGGCTCCGGTACTCCAGATCCCAATTGTTGTGCTGGCCGGTGTTCTGGGCGGCGCTCTGTTTGGCGGAATGGTGGGTCTTTTGAAGGCAAGGTTCGGGATTCATGAGGTCATTACCAGCATCATGCTGAACTGGATCGGCCTGTACCTTTGCAATTTTATTGTCAATTCGCAGGCCTATCATAAGCCGAATTCCACCGCCAGCCTGCCGGTGAATGCGTCGAGCTACACGATGCTGCTCCCACAGTGGAAGGTTTCCTCTGAGGGAACGCAGGCTTTGAGGCCCCACAAGTGGCTGTACGACATGCTGATCCGTACAGACGTGAATTTCGGAATTTTGATCGCGATTGTTATGGTCGCGGTGATCTGGGTTCTTCTGTACCGTTCCACTAAGGGGTATGAGCTGCGCGCCGTTGGCTTTAACCGCGACGCGGCAGAATTCTCCGGCATCAATGTCAGCCGAAATATTATCGACGCCATGCTGATCGCTGGTGCGCTTTCCGGTCTGGCGGGCGCGCTCACGATTACGGGCACGGCGCCGCACGGCATCTCTACATTGGCCGCGTTTGAAAACAACGGCTTTAACGGTCTTTCGGTGGCACTGATTGCCGGTTCCTCTCCGGTTGGCTGCGTGTTTGCGGGACTTTTGTTTGGTGGGCTGCTGTACGGCGGGCAGAGCGTTCAGCAGGTGGTTGGCGCACCGACCGAAATTATCAACATCATGATCGGTACGATTGTGTTCTTTGTGGCCCTGACTCGGATTGTTCCGGTTCTGGCGGACAGATTGGGAAAGAGGGGTGCCGAACATGTTAACTAA
- the deoC gene encoding deoxyribose-phosphate aldolase, whose amino-acid sequence MELSKIVGSVDHTLLKQVATWEQIKELCDDAVHYHTASVCIPASYVKQAKEYVGDTMQVCTVIGFPNGYSTTAVKAFETKDAVQNGADEIDMVINIGWVKDGLYDLVTEEIQQIKQACDGRILKVIVETCLLTEEEKIRMCEVVTRSGADFIKTSTGFSTGGATFEDVALFAKHVGPGIKIKAAGGITSMEDAERFLSLGASRLGTSRIIQILKNEDSSGQY is encoded by the coding sequence ATGGAACTTTCTAAAATTGTTGGTTCGGTAGATCATACCCTGCTCAAACAGGTGGCTACATGGGAGCAGATCAAAGAGCTGTGCGACGATGCGGTACATTACCACACAGCGTCGGTCTGCATTCCGGCTTCTTATGTAAAGCAGGCCAAGGAATATGTAGGCGACACGATGCAAGTCTGCACGGTCATCGGTTTCCCGAACGGTTATTCCACCACGGCGGTGAAGGCGTTTGAAACGAAGGATGCCGTTCAGAACGGCGCGGATGAAATCGATATGGTCATCAATATCGGGTGGGTTAAGGATGGTCTTTATGATCTGGTGACGGAAGAAATCCAGCAGATCAAACAGGCCTGCGATGGGCGTATTTTAAAAGTAATCGTAGAAACCTGCCTTCTCACAGAGGAGGAAAAGATTCGGATGTGCGAGGTTGTCACACGCTCCGGCGCGGACTTTATCAAAACCTCCACCGGTTTTTCCACGGGCGGTGCAACCTTTGAGGATGTGGCTCTGTTTGCAAAGCATGTTGGCCCCGGTATCAAGATTAAGGCTGCCGGCGGAATTACAAGCATGGAAGACGCGGAGCGCTTTCTTTCGCTTGGTGCGTCCCGTTTGGGAACGAGCCGGATCATTCAGATCCTGAAAAACGAAGATTCCAGCGGGCAGTATTAG
- a CDS encoding ABC transporter permease — translation MLTNFLLLVGITMMYSTPLVFGALGGVISERAGVVNIGIEGMMTVGALAAASVSYFTGNPWLGFLAAGAAGAAIALLHAIASVTFNADQTISGIAINLLGPGFALFFCRLLFDKAAMTPPVKTLPKLFGENAFQGTPAESLNVDVTVLLALIATVVVWFVLYKTKWGLRIRSVGEYPAAADTLGIHVTRTRYLCVLLSGVMAGFGGASMTLAIISQFNQTAISGQGFIALAAVIFGKWTPYGAYGACMLFGMAQALTVVLGGSDSSVTIPSQILAMLPYILTIIVLVLFVGRSVAPKSDGLPYEKGER, via the coding sequence ATGTTAACTAATTTTTTGCTTTTGGTCGGAATTACAATGATGTATTCCACTCCTCTGGTGTTCGGTGCGCTGGGCGGTGTGATCTCAGAGCGCGCCGGTGTGGTCAATATCGGTATTGAAGGTATGATGACGGTGGGCGCCCTAGCGGCGGCGTCGGTCAGCTATTTTACCGGCAACCCCTGGCTTGGTTTTCTGGCCGCTGGCGCGGCAGGAGCGGCGATCGCCCTTTTGCATGCCATTGCTTCCGTCACCTTTAACGCGGATCAGACGATTTCCGGCATCGCCATCAACCTGCTCGGCCCCGGCTTTGCGCTGTTCTTCTGCCGCCTTTTGTTTGACAAGGCGGCGATGACGCCTCCCGTAAAAACGCTGCCGAAGCTGTTCGGCGAAAATGCGTTTCAAGGTACACCGGCGGAAAGCCTGAATGTTGACGTAACGGTTCTTCTTGCCCTCATTGCAACGGTGGTTGTCTGGTTTGTACTCTACAAAACCAAATGGGGCCTTCGCATCCGTTCCGTGGGTGAATACCCGGCAGCGGCGGATACCCTCGGCATCCATGTGACCCGCACGCGGTATCTCTGCGTTCTGCTGTCCGGTGTAATGGCTGGCTTCGGCGGCGCTTCCATGACGCTGGCGATTATCTCTCAGTTCAATCAAACAGCCATCAGCGGTCAGGGTTTTATCGCGCTGGCAGCGGTAATCTTCGGCAAATGGACGCCGTATGGCGCGTATGGCGCGTGCATGCTGTTTGGCATGGCGCAGGCCCTTACGGTCGTACTCGGCGGCAGCGACAGCAGCGTGACGATCCCGAGCCAGATTCTGGCCATGCTGCCGTATATATTAACAATTATTGTGCTGGTTCTCTTTGTTGGTCGTTCCGTTGCCCCGAAATCAGATGGACTGCCCTATGAAAAGGGAGAACGCTAA
- a CDS encoding cytidine deaminase, which yields MNDKELVKAAIEAREMAYVPYSGFAVGAALLTADGKLYPGCNIENAAYTPSNCAERTAFFKAVSVGERNFAAIAIVGGKHGKPISEYCAPCGVCRQVMMEFCDPDTFRILLAKSPEEWQSYTLAELLPLGFSGKDLA from the coding sequence ATGAACGACAAAGAACTGGTAAAAGCGGCAATTGAAGCGCGTGAAATGGCCTACGTGCCATACTCCGGGTTTGCTGTGGGCGCGGCGCTGCTGACCGCCGACGGAAAGCTGTATCCGGGCTGCAACATTGAAAATGCGGCCTATACCCCCAGCAACTGCGCGGAGCGTACCGCTTTTTTTAAGGCGGTAAGCGTCGGCGAGCGCAATTTTGCCGCAATTGCGATTGTTGGTGGGAAGCACGGGAAGCCGATCAGCGAATATTGTGCGCCCTGCGGCGTTTGCCGGCAGGTGATGATGGAATTCTGTGACCCTGACACCTTCCGGATTCTTCTGGCGAAAAGCCCGGAAGAATGGCAGTCTTATACGCTGGCGGAGCTGCTTCCGCTCGGCTTCAGCGGCAAAGATCTTGCATGA
- a CDS encoding ABC transporter ATP-binding protein, with translation MEISPEYAVQMHGIVKTFGSFCALDQVHLDVKKGSIHAILGENGAGKSTLMNVLYGLYQADAGEVYLNGEKVAIKNPNDAIARGIGMVHQHFMLVDNFTVTENIILGKEVTGQFGVLDMKKAREEVLKIVKEYGLEVDPDAKIEDISVGMQQRVEILKALYRGADILILDEPTAVLTPQEIAELIEIMRGLAAGGKTIIIITHKLKEIKSSSDVCTIIRRGQYIDTFPVADVSEEELATKMVGHQVKLVVDKKPAEPGDVVFEIKNLTVKDERGLEAVKNLSLRVRRGEIVGIAGVDGNGQKELVEAITCLTKVDSGTIQINGAEIQNTTPRNVIEHKISTIHEDRQRRGLVMPFTVAENSVLEKYRSGEFSRRGMLLLDKITSYAKRLVADYDIRPADCEDHPARGLSGGNQQKVIIAREISNDPDLLIAVQPTRGLDVGAIEYVHKMLVQERDKGKGILLISLELDEILNVADTVCVIYDGAITGTFTQEEADENTVGLLMAGGERNENAG, from the coding sequence ATGGAAATCAGTCCGGAATACGCAGTACAGATGCACGGTATTGTGAAAACATTTGGTTCCTTTTGCGCCCTTGATCAGGTGCATCTGGATGTCAAAAAAGGATCGATTCACGCCATTTTGGGCGAGAACGGCGCCGGGAAAAGTACCCTGATGAATGTGCTTTACGGCCTGTATCAGGCTGATGCCGGTGAAGTTTATTTAAACGGCGAAAAAGTCGCCATCAAAAACCCGAACGATGCCATTGCGCGCGGCATCGGGATGGTTCACCAGCACTTTATGCTGGTAGACAATTTTACAGTTACCGAAAACATTATTCTCGGGAAAGAAGTAACGGGTCAATTCGGCGTCCTCGATATGAAAAAAGCGCGCGAGGAGGTTCTGAAGATCGTAAAGGAATACGGTCTTGAGGTTGACCCCGACGCCAAAATTGAAGATATTTCCGTAGGGATGCAGCAGCGTGTTGAAATTTTAAAGGCGCTGTACCGCGGTGCGGACATCCTGATTTTGGACGAGCCGACTGCAGTTTTAACCCCACAGGAAATCGCAGAGCTGATCGAAATCATGCGCGGCCTGGCTGCGGGTGGGAAAACGATCATCATCATTACCCATAAGCTGAAAGAAATCAAATCGTCGTCCGATGTTTGTACGATTATTCGCCGCGGCCAATATATCGACACGTTCCCGGTGGCCGATGTCAGCGAAGAAGAGCTTGCAACGAAAATGGTGGGACATCAGGTCAAGCTGGTGGTAGACAAAAAGCCTGCCGAGCCCGGCGATGTGGTTTTTGAAATTAAAAATCTGACAGTAAAGGACGAACGCGGACTCGAAGCGGTCAAGAATCTTTCGCTTCGCGTACGCAGAGGCGAAATTGTCGGGATTGCCGGCGTTGACGGAAACGGTCAAAAAGAGCTGGTAGAGGCAATTACCTGCCTGACAAAAGTGGACAGCGGCACCATTCAGATCAATGGGGCCGAAATCCAGAATACGACACCGCGCAACGTCATTGAACATAAAATTTCGACCATTCATGAGGACCGCCAGCGCCGCGGCCTGGTAATGCCGTTCACCGTGGCGGAAAATTCTGTGCTGGAAAAATACCGCAGCGGCGAATTCAGCAGGCGCGGCATGCTGCTGCTGGACAAAATTACCTCCTACGCAAAGCGTTTGGTAGCGGACTACGACATCCGCCCGGCGGATTGCGAAGATCATCCCGCCCGCGGCCTTTCGGGCGGCAACCAGCAAAAGGTGATCATCGCCAGAGAAATCTCCAACGATCCCGATCTTTTGATCGCCGTGCAGCCCACCCGCGGCCTCGATGTGGGCGCGATTGAGTATGTACATAAAATGCTGGTGCAGGAACGCGACAAAGGCAAGGGTATTCTGCTGATTTCACTGGAGCTGGATGAAATCCTGAATGTGGCCGATACCGTTTGCGTGATTTACGATGGGGCGATTACCGGCACCTTCACACAGGAGGAAGCCGACGAGAACACGGTCGGATTATTAATGGCGGGAGGCGAGCGGAATGAAAACGCTGGTTAA
- a CDS encoding BMP family lipoprotein yields MKKIIALLLAASMAFSATACSSGGKAASSTAPSTAPAGESSTAAKTDFKVSMVTDTGGVNDQSFNQLSWEGLQKLKTDTGADVSYAESKQDSDYATNLDKAVDDNNNLVWGVGFAMGDAILTAAKANPDVQFAIVDNSYKETPSNLTAVEFRAQEPSFLVGYIAAKTTKTNKVGFVGGVKSDVINQFEYGYKAGVAYGAKEMGKKVEVVAQYAESFVDSAKGKAIASKMFSGGCDIVFHAAGNVGTGVIEAAKEANKYAIGVDKDQAFLAPNNVLTSALKKVDKAVEEVSKEIMDGKKTGGTTISLGVKEEAAGIPEEHKLMGDDTYKAATALQDQIKEGKLVPPASEADYNTFVKNLK; encoded by the coding sequence ATGAAAAAGATCATTGCACTGTTACTCGCAGCGTCTATGGCGTTCTCCGCCACTGCCTGCTCCAGCGGAGGAAAGGCAGCGTCCAGCACCGCGCCGAGCACGGCGCCCGCAGGGGAATCTTCCACCGCAGCAAAAACAGATTTCAAGGTGTCGATGGTTACCGATACCGGCGGCGTGAACGACCAGTCCTTTAACCAGCTTTCCTGGGAGGGTCTGCAGAAATTAAAAACCGACACCGGCGCGGACGTCAGCTATGCCGAATCCAAGCAGGACTCCGATTATGCGACAAACTTGGACAAAGCGGTTGATGACAACAATAACCTGGTTTGGGGCGTTGGCTTTGCGATGGGCGACGCGATTCTGACCGCTGCAAAAGCAAACCCGGATGTTCAGTTTGCAATCGTAGACAACTCTTACAAAGAGACCCCCTCCAATCTGACTGCGGTTGAGTTTCGCGCACAGGAGCCTTCCTTCCTGGTAGGCTACATTGCGGCAAAAACCACCAAAACCAACAAGGTCGGTTTTGTGGGTGGCGTAAAGAGCGATGTGATCAATCAGTTTGAATACGGCTATAAGGCCGGTGTTGCTTACGGCGCGAAAGAGATGGGCAAAAAGGTTGAGGTCGTTGCTCAGTATGCCGAAAGCTTCGTCGATTCCGCTAAGGGCAAGGCGATTGCTTCTAAGATGTTCTCCGGCGGATGCGACATCGTATTCCATGCCGCGGGCAACGTGGGCACCGGTGTAATCGAGGCCGCAAAGGAAGCCAATAAATACGCGATTGGCGTCGATAAGGATCAGGCTTTCCTTGCTCCCAACAACGTTTTGACCTCCGCTCTGAAAAAGGTTGACAAGGCTGTGGAAGAAGTCTCCAAAGAGATTATGGACGGCAAAAAGACCGGCGGTACCACAATCAGCCTGGGCGTGAAAGAAGAGGCTGCGGGTATCCCCGAGGAGCACAAGCTGATGGGCGATGACACCTACAAGGCTGCTACGGCTCTGCAGGATCAGATTAAAGAAGGCAAGCTGGTTCCCCCTGCAAGTGAAGCAGATTACAATACCTTTGTAAAGAACTTGAAATAA